The proteins below are encoded in one region of Colletotrichum lupini chromosome 5, complete sequence:
- a CDS encoding Spc97/Spc98 family protein → MSANREHRIAGAVDSLIAHLVPNDPHEDDAAAQERHDNCFELVKSILDAPASPAISSDVNHASDLIKRKLIQSNPSQALRFSNLYTRLLSLPVLGQKWAILYLLYQLGDSPDPSEPLPLVPPKPPQTQRDPFRKHEREQSSKNSTPISRQEEEQFDDAFAPEGLKNFPPNHNKNSKSIDEREKDSEKEKEKAADGAKTDKRQVNLKSTLLADNYVEIDPSETVLLRDLPFTLQGLSSTTLPFSRPDTITLPPTLPSPIISLLHTVAEPSLLYRRLDVFVKSPAQGLLRQSIRAAIGGELRSYLSLVATLEGQIRKALSSLDESAPRGGIGKAGVTLKRCVVWTREATMGLRLMSLIAEESESKRGGQLISLVHGFSSSHGDPMVAAFAERLLVHVTRPFYDILRRWIYDGELLDPFCEFFVKEQKQTDEPKTGGNSVWEDKYEIDKDMVPSIITQDFAQKVFLIGKSLNFIRHSCGDSQWVEDYSKAASKELRYGDTATLEAWIDEAYKTTMKRLIDLMANKFHLFEHLQALKNYILLGQGDFIALLMESLAANLDRPAGAQYRHTLTAQLEHAIRGSNAQYDSPEVLRRLDARMLQLSHGDIGWDCFTLEYKVDAPVDVVVTDWGNRQYLKVFNFLWRIKRVEFALASTWRKCMTGSRGVLQNSDPIVVQTWKSTRGILAEMIHFIGQLQYYILFEVIESSWNELQKRIHREGCTLDDLIKAHTRYLNDITHKGLLGARRSVRHADIATGEDDRTSYLSQLGDLLRAMLSYRDSVDGLYSWSVSDFTRRQEADVMRISTRGPRHQKKESMPGGDGEDENPAVASEFPVLQDRLRQLGATFRTRLQILLGDLAYQPDVDMRFLGVAMNFNDVYQPSRRKTKTTSTASANTSRA, encoded by the exons ATGTCCGCCAACCGCGAGCATCGCATTGCCGGTGCCGTCGACAGCCTAATCGCACACTTGGTACCCAACGACCCTCACGAGGACGATGCTGCAGCCCAGGAAAGACACGACAACTGTTTTGAGCTGGTCAAGTCAATTCTGGATGC CCCCGCGTCCCCCGCCATTTCCTCCGACGTCAACCACGCCTCCGATCTGATCAAGCGGAAGCTCATACAGAGCAACCCAAGCCAAGCGCTGCGCTTCTCAAACCTCTACACCCGTCTTCTCTCCTTACCAGTCTTGGGCCAGAAATGGGCTATCCTCTACCTCCTCTATCAGCTCGGTGACTCCCCCGATCCAAGCGAGCCGCTGCCCCTCGTACCACCGAAACCTCCACAAACGCAGCGCGACCCGTTCAGGAAACATGAACGAGAACAATCGTCCAAGAACTCTACACCGATATCGaggcaagaagaagagcagTTCGACGATGCTTTTGCGCCAGAGGGATTGAAGAACTTTCCCCCAAATCACAATAAGAACAGCAAGTCTATTGACGAAAGAGAGAAGGACTCAGAAAAGGAAAAGGAGAAGGCGGCAGATGGCGCTAAAACGGACAAGCGACAAGTGAACTTGAAGTCCACCTTGCTGGCCGATAATTACGTCGAGATCGACCCTTCCGAGACGGTGCTCTTACGGGATCTTCCCTTTACTCTCCAAGGATTATCTTCGACTACCTTGCCCTTCTCGCGGCCTGACACCATCACCTTACCCCCGACGTTACCATCTCCGATCATCTCTCTCCTCCACACGGTAGCCGAGCCGTCTTTGTTATACCGACGTCTCGATGTTTTTGTCAAGTCCCCCGCACAGGGCTTGCTGAGACAAAGTATTCGAGCCGCCATAGGCGGGGAGTTGCGGTCTTATCTCAGCCTCGTTGCCACTCTGGAGGGTCAAATTCGCAAAGCCTTGTCTTCCCTAGACGAATCCGCTCCAAGAGGTGGCATTGGAAAGGCAGGCGTCACATTGAAGAGATGTGTAGTATGGACGCGGGAAGCTACGATGGGGCTGCGGCTTATGAGCCTCATTGCCGAAGAGTCAGAAAGTAAAAGAGGTGGACAACTCATCTCCCTCGTACACGGATTTTCTTCTTCGCATGGTGACCCTATGGTTGCAGCATTTGCCGAACGCCTACTCGTGCATGTCACACGCCCTTTTTACGATATCCTGCGTCGGTGGATATACGATGGCGAGCTACTCGACCCATTCTGCGAGTTCTTTGTCAAAGAACAGAAGCAAACGGACGAGCCAAAGACGGGCGGAAACAGTGTGTGGGAAGATAAGTACGAAATCGACAAGGATATGGTCCCAAGTATTATCACTCAAGACTTTGCTCAAAAGGTCTTCCTCATTGGCAAATCTCTCAACTTTATCAGACACAGTTGCGGTGACTCTCAGTGGGTCGAAGACTACTCCAAGGCAGCCTCGAAGGAATTGCGCTATGGCGACACGGCAACCCTCGAGGCTTGGATTGATGAGGCATATAAGACGACCATGAAGCGTCTCATAGACCTCATGGCCAACAAATTCCACCTTTTTGAGCATCTGCAGGCGTTGAAGAATTACATTCTGCTGGGACAAGGCGACTTTATCGCCCTTCTTATGGAATCTCTCGCCGCGAACCTCGATCGTCCCGCCGGCGCACAGTACAGGCATACTTTGACGGCTCAGTTGGAACACGCCATTCGCGGGTCCAACGCGCAGTACGACTCGCCTGAAGTCCTTCGCCGCCTTGACGCCCGAATGCTTCAGCTATCCCATGGCGATATTGGCTGGGATTGTTTTACATTGGAGTACAAGGTTGATGCTCCGGTCGACGTTGTCGTGACCGACTGGGGCAACCGCCAATATCTGAAGGTATTCAACTTTCTATGGCGCATCAAGCGTGTCGAATTTGCCCTCGCCTCTACTTGGCGCAAGTGTATGACAGGTTCACGTGGGGTGCTTCAGAATTCCGACCCCATCGTTGTGCAAACGTGGAAATCAACGCGCGGCATTCTTGCAGAGATGATTCACTTCATTGGCCAGCTACAATACTACATCTTGTTCGAAGTCATCGAGTCGTCCTGGAACGAGCTTCAGAAACGGATACATCGCGAGGGCTGTACCCTCGACGACCTCATCAAAGCACATACTCGATACCTCAACGACATTACTCACAAAGGCCTCCTAGGCGCGCGGCGTAGCGTCCGACACGCTGATATAGCCACTGGCGAAGACGACCGCACCTCATACCTGTCTCAGCTCGGTGACCTCCTGCGCGCCATGCTCAGCTACCGCGACTCCGTCGACGGCCTCTACAGCTGGAGCGTGTCCGACTTTACACGGCGGCAGGAGGCCGACGTGATGCGCATCTCCACCCGCGGGCCGCGCCACCAAAAGAAGGAATCTATGCCGGGAGGAGATGGCGAGGACGAGAACCCGGCCGTCGCGTCAGAATTCCCTGTCCTGCAGGACCGTCTGCGCCAGCTCGGCGCCACGTTCCGCACCCGCCTCCAAATCCTGCTGGGCGACCTCGCGTACCAGCCGGACGTTGACATGCGTTTCCTCGGTGTCGCCATGAATTTCAACGATGTCTATCAGCCCTCGCGAAGGAAGACAAAGACCACGTCGACGGCCTCTGCAAACACTTCGAGGGCTTGA
- a CDS encoding AMP-binding enzyme yields MRLERNPLWNCRLPRLLMVLVVFISTGRLPAATWLGPSFLVDKKKTKTILSVIRQTFSNIIFFFFQTDEPRPKQGLGSLEKLRTLLQQVPSNNGVPTSHRLNKTTHLYSNMPIESRWSEPIPNCSLQTWIFGSSNASLSDRKAFYDADRPETHFLTFSDYRLVAKQIALGLQAAGLKPGDRVLLFSGNNLFFPVVFLGVLMAGGIFTGANPTFVPRELAYQLKDSGATFMVAAEGSLDTALEAAKEVSMPASNVFVFDTTVPGSSAPEKPARGGARHWTELIAPRARAETFEWVEPADARTTTCCLNYSSGTTGVPKGVEISHYSYVANGTGVVKVAALEPDHEATVARSVGLCFLPLYHAYAQTYFVANFAKQGIPVYIMTGFDFVKMLTYIQKYRVTQLVSVPPILVALTKHPITSKFDLSSLETVGSGAAPLAADVARQTERILKKQDLIVRQGWGMTEVTCTAMTWDPNRLIRSASVGELMPNCQGKLVNPETGKEVTEAKVPGELLITGPTVMRGYWRNPKATNETIVTDAQGNRWLRTGDVAYIEEYSTGGLFHIVDRMKELIKVKGNQVAPAELEALLLERPDVADVAVIGVTIDGEELPRAYIVRSADTNASEEEIAEWLAGRVAKHKRLKGGVSFTDVIPKNPSGKILRKILREKAKKEVGDSIAKL; encoded by the exons ATGAGACTAGAGAGAAATCCACTTTGGAATTGCCGTCTTCCCCGTCTCCTCATGGTCCTGGTGGTATTTATTTCAACTGGGCGTCTGCCGGCTGCTACCTGGCTTGGTCCCTCTTTCCTTGTAGACAAGAAAAAGACGAAGACAATTCTCTCTGTGATAAGACAAACT TTCAGTAATAtcatattcttttttttccaaACTGACGAGCCGCGGCCAAAACAAGGACTGGGATCACTAGAGAAGCTCAGAACCTTATTGCAGCAAGTCCCTTCAAACAACGGCGTCC CGACAAGCCATCGTTTGAACAAAACCACACATCTCTACTCCAACATGCCAATCGAATCACGGTGGTCGGAGCCCATTCCGAACTGCTCGCTGCAGACATGGATCTTCGGCTCCTCCAACGCTTCCCTCTCCGATCGCAAAGCATTCTATGACGCCGACAGACCAGAAACCCACTTCCTGACCTTCTCCGACTACCGCCTCGTGGCGAAGCAAATCGCCCTCGGCCTACAAGCGGCGGGCCTCAAGCCCGGCGACCGCGTCCTCCTCTTCTCGGGCAACAACCTCTTCTTCCCCGTCGTATTCCTCGGCGTCCTCATGGCCGGCGGCATCTTCACGGGCGCCAACCCGACCTTTGTGCCCCGCGAACTGGCCTACCAGCTCAAGGACAGCGGCGCAACCTTCATGGTTGCCGCCGAGGGCAGCCTTGACACAGCCCTCGAGGCGGCCAAGGAGGTCTCCATGCCCGCCAGCAATGTCTTCGTCTTCGACACCACAGTGCCCGGATCCAGCGCGCCCGAGAAGCCCGCGCGGGGCGGCGCCCGTCACTGGACGGAGCTCATCGCCCCGCGGGCGCGGGCCGAGACGTTCGAGTGGGTCGAGCCGGCCGACGCCCGCACGACAACGTGCTGCCTGAACTACAGCTCCGGCACGACGGGCGTGCCCAAGGGCGTCGAGATCTCCCACTACAGCTACGTCGCCAACGGCACCGGCGTCGTAAAAGTCGCGGCGCTCGAGCCGGACCACGAGGCCACTGTCGCCCGCTCCGTCGGCCTCTGCTTCCTGCCCCTCTATCACGCCTACGCGCAGACGTACTTTGTCGCCAACTTTGCCAAGCAGGGGATCCCCGTCTACATCATGACCGGCTTCGACTTTGTCAAGATGCTCACCTACATCCAAAAGTACCGCGTCACGCAGCTCGTCAGCGTGCCCCCGATCCTCGTCGCCCTCACAAAACACCCCATCACATCCAAGTTCGACCTCAGCAGCCTCGAGACCGTCGGCTCCGGCGCCGCGCCCCTTGCTGCCGATGTGGCCCGCCAAACAGAGCGCATCCTCAAGAAGCAGGACCTCATCGTCCGTCAGGGCTGGGGCATGACCGAGGTCACCTGCACAGCCATGACGTGGGATCCGAACCGCCTGATCCGCAGCGCCTCCGTCGGCGAACTCATGCCCAATTGCCAGGGGAAGCTCGTCAACCCTGAGACCGGTAAGGAGGTCACCGAGGCAAAGGTCCCCGGCGAGCTCCTGATCACGGGCCCGACTGTCATGCGGGGGTACTGGCGTAACCCCAAGGCCACCAACGAGACCATCGTCACCGATGCTCAAGGCAACCGCTGGCTGCGGACCGGTGATGTTGCCTACATCGAGGAATATAGCACGGGCGGTCTCTTCCACATCGTCGACCGCATGAAAGAGCTCATCAAAGTCAAGGGCAACCAGGTGGCCCCAGCTGAGCTGGAAGCATTGCTTCTTGAGCGTCCAGACGTGGCCGATGTTGCCGTCATCGGGGTTACCATTGACGGAGAAGAGTTGCCGAGGGCATATATCGTCCGGTCAGCTGATACTAATGCTTCCGAGGAGGAGATTGCAGAGTGGTTGGCTGGTCGGGTCGCTAAGCATAAGCGACTCAAAGGCGGTGTGTCGTTTACCGACGTGATTCCCAAGAACCCC TCTGGTAAGATCTTGAGAAAGATTCTTAGAGAAAAGGCCAAGAAAGAAGTTGGCGACTCGATTGCAAAGCTATAG